The window CTAGAGCATACGAAGAATGCTCAAAACGGGTAAAATCTTTCTTATACCTGTAATAAATAAAGTGGGTTTGTGTGTGCACCCAATTGATAAAAAGCTACTTCATTTGTTTGTCTTGAcccttgttgttgttgttgtgtataGATTCTTGTAAATGACCTGAAGAGTGATACCGGTGGTGACTTTGAAGATGTCCTTGTTAGGCTTGCAAACCTGCCTGCAGTCAATGACGCTAAGGATATAATTAAGGCAACAAAAGTAAGTTATGTTTCTTAttttcaaatcttttttttcagtgtgcAACATTCTAAACGACCAAATATTCCAGAATGGAATATTTGAAATCTGTATGATAATGCATATTCCTATTCCTATGAATATTCTATTTTGTTAATACGTTCATGAATGTTATTCCAGGGGGCTGGAACAGACAAGAAAATCCTGATAGAAATATTAGGTTCaaggacaaataaacaaatcaagGAGCTGTCTGCAGCTTATGCTGATGGTGAGCTGGAAAAGATGACGaatataaaccattttaaagaACAACAATTAACTAACTAAATACTATTTTGTCCGCTGCCCACcagaaacaaagaaaacactAGTACAGAACCTAAAACATGAAGTTTCAGGGGATTTTGGCAAAGCCATTGTGACGCTTGCTGAGGTGATTATATGCacttgtacagtacagtacatatacgttgtaaattgtttattaaaatgatttttaacaaCTTTCTCTCATTGTAAGGCGGCAAGGGATGAGAGCACCAGTGTGAATGTAAACAAGGCTAAAGAAGATGCACAGGTGAAAAGAACTCATTGCAAAGTTTCTCTTTTAGCCTTACACAAGTAATACAAGTAATAAACTACGTTTGTTAATATTATTCCATTTTAATTTGTCTTTTAATATAGTTGCTATTCTGAAATTGTATCATTAATTTTACCAGTCACAatgcaaatatacagtataaatagaTGTTTACTTTACAATCTGGTGTATAGGACTTTAGGCGTCATACAAAAACCGACTGTATTTTAATGCAGTTGCACAAATGTTTGCTGCCTATATTGATTATTTCTACTGATTGCATCTAATGCGCCTAGGACATTGGCATAGTAATGTAGatacatattaaatataaatgttaatgGTTTCCTCTATAGGCTCTCTATAATGCAGGAGAGAAGAAGATGGGAACTGATGAGGCCAAGTTTATTGAGATCCTCTGTAAGAGGAGCATCCCTCAACTGAGACAAAGTACAAACATAGAAATCTAATTATATAGGTTCACATTAAATAGAATGTACAAAAATTTgcagtttaaaataaaactttaaatgcCCCGTTGCAGCATTAGTGGAATATAAAAACATCAGTGGCAAGACTCTGCAGAAGAGCATTGAGAAAGAAATGACTGGAGAAATGGAGGAGCTGCTGGTTGCCATTGgtaattttttaataaaagcaatgaGTGTAGTACATTGCAATGAGTGCAACACATTTTTGGACCCAAATTTGGAGTTCTAAATTTactccaaaaaatattttattgcaataaagtatgttttttttctccctaGTGAAGTGTATTATGAACACTCCAGCATACTTTGCTGAAAAACTCCATGAAAGCATGAAGGTACAAATGCAAACATATTGCTTTGTATAATTGAGTTCATACAAAActgacatttattaaatataactaCATTTTATATCTACAGGGAGCAGGAACACATGAAAGCATTCTGACCAGGATCATGGTCAGCCGTGCAGAAGTTGACATGATGGACATCAAAGCTGAATACAAAAAGCTCTATCAGCGTTCACTCTACAAGCAAATAAGTGTAAGTACTCTCCACAGACACATCCACATTCCCCCGAGATTTTAGTTTAAGTTTCATTCTTTAAGTTGTGTGAAACCTGATCTTCAGGTTTTTAGATTAGAAACATAGAACAGCAACAAACTAGACATTTAGTTTCTATTGACAGTCTGTTCTTCATACCTGACAATGACAGAGAGACTCATTTTTCATCTCTGTCACTATTGTCCTCTTTCCTTCGTCCTCTGAAAATGATGTCTGTGACATCTGTGTTGCAACTTTCCATGCAAGTGCAACTCATTTATTCGTAGTGATGGATGACTTGCTTGAGATTTTGACTCTTTGTTTGCTGTCTGATGTTATGAAGCGTTCTGTACTGATTGTCCCTGTGATTATAACTATGGGTGACTTTTTGCTGCTTTATTTTAGTCGGATGTGACTGGAAACTACTGCGACTGCTTGAGGATGATTTGTGGAGAAGACTAGcacaaaaaaaactactgacttCAAAGAT of the Triplophysa rosa unplaced genomic scaffold, Trosa_1v2 scaffold497, whole genome shotgun sequence genome contains:
- the LOC130550959 gene encoding annexin A3-like → TDEKTVIDLLTHRSSSQKQAISRAYEECSKRILVNDLKSDTGGDFEDVLVRLANLPAVNDAKDIIKATKGAGTDKKILIEILGSRTNKQIKELSAAYADETKKTLVQNLKHEVSGDFGKAIVTLAEAARDESTSVNVNKAKEDAQALYNAGEKKMGTDEAKFIEILCKRSIPQLRQTLVEYKNISGKTLQKSIEKEMTGEMEELLVAIVKCIMNTPAYFAEKLHESMKGAGTHESILTRIMVSRAEVDMMDIKAEYKKLYQRSLYKQISSDVTGNYCDCLRMICGED